A window from uncultured Desulfobacter sp. encodes these proteins:
- a CDS encoding D-alanyl-D-alanine carboxypeptidase, giving the protein MPLRIFAQTSGILLSDDQGKTIYAINPDKPLIPASTLKILTSLAAIKTLGPDFHYQTWASYDQTTCDLYLKGFGDPLFISEEISKFADQISHHIFKLASKGTISSAVIRNIIVDQSYFASQITIPGAGSSSNPYDATNGALCANFNTIFLKWDSRSREYISAEKQTPFPDILAKQIRPESKKTDRVLLSYELRQKYPGLLMHDFLKKAGIKITGSVQTGIFTGSGKECIVHTSSFSLADIIKKLLQYSNNFIANQLMLTMGSRISDPPATLEKGKDLLNKFAKETLGLKNISIVEGSGLSRRNQLTPAQMRDILIAFMPWHEFLRKDGNEFYKTGTLSDVRSRAGFIRGQNNRLYPFVIMLNQTSTGYEAIRRMLKEQVSKTCGNSTP; this is encoded by the coding sequence ATGCCATTGCGTATTTTTGCTCAAACATCGGGGATTCTCTTATCTGATGATCAGGGCAAAACCATTTATGCAATAAATCCGGACAAGCCGTTAATTCCTGCGTCAACCTTGAAAATACTTACAAGCCTTGCGGCCATCAAAACTTTAGGCCCGGATTTTCACTACCAGACATGGGCCAGCTACGACCAAACGACATGTGACCTTTACCTTAAGGGTTTTGGAGATCCTTTATTTATCTCCGAGGAGATCAGCAAGTTTGCTGATCAAATTTCACACCACATTTTCAAATTGGCATCCAAAGGAACTATTTCATCCGCGGTTATCCGAAATATCATTGTAGACCAGTCCTATTTTGCCTCCCAGATTACAATCCCCGGGGCCGGATCATCCAGCAATCCCTATGACGCAACAAACGGGGCGTTGTGTGCCAATTTCAACACAATATTTTTAAAATGGGACAGCCGGAGCAGAGAATATATTTCTGCTGAAAAGCAAACACCCTTTCCGGACATCCTGGCAAAACAAATCAGACCCGAATCAAAAAAAACAGACAGGGTTTTGCTGTCCTATGAACTTCGCCAAAAATATCCGGGGCTACTGATGCACGATTTTCTTAAAAAAGCCGGGATTAAAATTACAGGTTCCGTCCAAACTGGTATATTTACAGGTTCCGGCAAAGAGTGCATTGTTCACACATCGTCTTTCAGCCTGGCGGACATTATTAAAAAGCTGCTACAGTATTCAAATAATTTTATTGCAAATCAGCTCATGCTGACCATGGGAAGCCGTATATCAGACCCGCCTGCCACCCTTGAAAAAGGTAAGGATCTATTGAACAAATTTGCAAAAGAAACGTTGGGTTTAAAAAATATTTCAATTGTAGAAGGCTCTGGCCTGTCCCGGCGCAACCAATTGACGCCTGCCCAGATGAGGGATATTCTTATTGCTTTTATGCCCTGGCATGAATTTTTAAGAAAAGATGGAAATGAATTTTATAAAACAGGTACACTGTCAGATGTTAGAAGCCGTGCAGGCTTTATCCGCGGGCAAAATAATCGGCTTTACCCATTCGTAATCATGCTCAACCAAACCAGCACCGGTTACGAAGCCATCCGGCGCATGCTCAAAGAGCAGGTTTCAAAGACTTGCGGAAATTCAACCCCTTGA
- the folE2 gene encoding GTP cyclohydrolase FolE2: MLIDMQNQPDFRNIPIDKVGIKGLKHPIIVRDKANGSQSTVAEVNMYVDLPHQCKGTHMSRFVELLHTVNTPVSLDSLTSILEDMKSSLGAKSAHIEISFPYFIEKTSPRTQSKGLMDYNCTIVGSSNDGKKADLVLKVAVPVTSVCPCSKEISEYGAHNQRGEVLVAARFHKFIWIEEIVDLVEKAASCDIYSVLKRADEKYVTEKAYNNPKFVEDIVRDVAKALIEDANITWFSVSAENFESIHNHSAYAYIEHSRG; this comes from the coding sequence ATGTTGATTGATATGCAGAATCAGCCCGATTTTAGAAATATCCCCATTGATAAAGTCGGGATTAAGGGGCTGAAACACCCGATAATTGTGCGGGATAAGGCAAACGGCTCCCAGTCCACGGTGGCTGAAGTAAATATGTATGTGGATTTACCCCATCAGTGCAAAGGTACCCACATGAGCCGCTTTGTGGAATTGCTGCATACCGTCAATACACCGGTGTCGCTTGATTCTCTGACCAGCATTCTTGAAGATATGAAATCCTCTCTTGGGGCAAAGTCTGCACACATTGAAATATCTTTTCCCTATTTTATTGAAAAAACATCTCCCCGCACCCAATCCAAGGGGTTGATGGACTATAATTGCACGATTGTCGGCTCTTCCAATGACGGGAAAAAAGCGGATTTGGTGTTAAAAGTCGCTGTCCCTGTTACATCGGTGTGTCCTTGCTCCAAAGAAATTTCAGAATATGGCGCCCACAATCAAAGGGGCGAGGTGCTGGTTGCGGCAAGGTTTCATAAATTTATCTGGATCGAAGAAATTGTCGATCTGGTTGAAAAGGCGGCATCCTGCGATATTTATTCCGTACTGAAACGAGCAGATGAAAAGTATGTCACGGAAAAAGCATACAATAATCCCAAGTTTGTAGAGGACATTGTGCGGGATGTGGCCAAGGCACTTATCGAAGATGCCAATATCACTTGGTTTTCCGTGAGTGCAGAAAATTTTGAATCCATTCATAATCACAGCGCTTATGCGTATATCGAACATTCAAGGGGTTGA
- a CDS encoding ATP-binding protein, giving the protein MIENNDRILVGVSGGKDSLALFHLLVSLKKKAPVSFEVVPAYIDPGFDNPFVKKLESYINERYKGEHQGMLVEETDYGRIAHSDGNRENPCFLCSRLRRKRLFELAREHGCKKLALGHNKDDLIETLFINIFYAGKIGTMKPNQSFFGGSFDIIRPLSYIEKHEINSFAQLCDLPDFVNTCPSAGFTKRQDVADMLERMYRQNNHIKGNIFRAMGNIATDYLLETPC; this is encoded by the coding sequence ATGATCGAAAATAACGACCGGATACTGGTGGGGGTGTCCGGAGGAAAAGACAGTTTAGCCCTTTTCCATCTTCTTGTCTCTTTAAAGAAAAAAGCCCCTGTTTCATTTGAAGTTGTGCCTGCTTACATTGATCCGGGATTTGACAACCCGTTTGTGAAAAAACTGGAATCCTATATCAATGAAAGATATAAGGGTGAGCATCAGGGTATGCTGGTGGAAGAAACCGATTACGGCAGAATTGCCCATTCTGATGGAAACAGGGAAAATCCCTGCTTTTTATGCAGCCGACTGCGGCGTAAACGACTATTTGAACTGGCCCGGGAGCATGGGTGTAAAAAACTTGCCCTGGGGCATAACAAGGATGATTTGATTGAGACCTTGTTTATTAATATTTTCTACGCAGGCAAGATCGGAACAATGAAGCCCAATCAATCATTTTTCGGTGGAAGCTTTGATATCATCAGGCCTTTGTCATATATTGAAAAGCATGAGATTAACAGTTTTGCCCAACTTTGTGATCTGCCGGACTTTGTTAATACATGCCCAAGCGCCGGTTTTACGAAAAGGCAGGATGTTGCGGATATGCTTGAACGTATGTACCGGCAGAACAACCATATAAAAGGGAATATATTCAGGGCAATGGGCAACATCGCTACTGATTATCTTTTAGAGACGCCATGTTGA
- the rpoZ gene encoding DNA-directed RNA polymerase subunit omega gives MARVTIEDCLKNVDNRFTLVHLAAKRIRQVREGADFLVPSSKNEDVVTVLREIAANRIVVKKDPEADDE, from the coding sequence GTGGCACGTGTAACCATCGAAGATTGTTTGAAGAATGTAGATAACCGTTTTACGCTTGTACACCTGGCAGCCAAGCGGATTCGCCAGGTCAGGGAAGGGGCTGATTTTCTTGTACCTTCCTCGAAAAACGAAGATGTTGTCACCGTCCTGCGTGAAATTGCCGCTAACCGGATCGTTGTCAAGAAAGATCCTGAGGCTGACGACGAATAA
- the greA gene encoding transcription elongation factor GreA produces the protein MDQIPVTTQGFAALKKELEKLKTVDRPEIIRAIEVARAHGDLSENAEYHAAKERQSFIEGRIGEISYKIGKAKVIDPNSVPKDVIRFASRVLVENLDTEEEQEYMIVGEDEADIKKGKISVTSPLGSALIGKEQGDEAIVQAPGGKRVYEVIDIL, from the coding sequence TTGGACCAGATACCTGTAACGACACAAGGCTTTGCAGCCTTGAAAAAAGAACTGGAAAAACTGAAAACCGTGGATCGTCCTGAAATAATCAGAGCCATTGAAGTGGCCAGGGCACATGGAGACCTGTCTGAAAATGCCGAATATCATGCTGCAAAAGAGCGTCAGTCTTTCATTGAAGGCAGGATCGGTGAGATTTCCTATAAAATTGGAAAGGCCAAAGTAATTGATCCCAATTCTGTGCCCAAGGATGTCATTCGGTTTGCCAGTCGGGTTCTTGTGGAAAATCTGGATACCGAAGAAGAACAAGAATACATGATTGTCGGTGAGGATGAGGCGGATATCAAAAAAGGCAAGATTTCCGTCACTTCTCCCCTTGGCTCGGCCCTGATTGGAAAAGAACAGGGAGATGAGGCCATTGTCCAGGCGCCGGGTGGCAAACGGGTTTATGAAGTCATTGATATTCTTTGA
- a CDS encoding phosphatidylserine decarboxylase family protein yields MDNSKWPAKAVLPIAMPGVKYVVAAILVTGMFFYFGLPKTGVLALLLTLFVTWFFRDPERRVPEGKDLLISPADGKVIVIEPMARCEYMDEPCQKVSIFMNVFNVHVNRIPFSGIIEKVQYHPGKFVNASFDKASVHNERNALVIRTGDGRRYACVQIAGLIARRIVNCVEPNEQVHKGDRYGMIQFGSRLDLYLPQDFEVLVGLGDKTSAGSTVIGRMR; encoded by the coding sequence ATGGATAATTCTAAATGGCCGGCAAAGGCGGTGCTACCCATTGCCATGCCAGGCGTTAAATACGTTGTTGCAGCCATCCTTGTTACGGGGATGTTTTTTTATTTTGGGTTACCGAAAACAGGCGTGCTTGCGCTGCTGCTTACGTTGTTTGTTACCTGGTTTTTCCGGGATCCCGAGCGTCGGGTACCCGAAGGTAAAGACCTACTGATCTCACCGGCAGATGGAAAGGTGATTGTTATAGAACCCATGGCCCGGTGTGAATATATGGATGAGCCATGTCAGAAGGTCAGTATTTTCATGAATGTGTTCAATGTTCATGTCAATCGTATTCCCTTTAGTGGAATAATTGAAAAAGTTCAATATCATCCGGGTAAATTTGTAAACGCATCTTTTGATAAAGCAAGTGTTCACAATGAGCGCAATGCGTTGGTAATAAGAACGGGAGATGGCCGCCGTTATGCGTGTGTACAGATTGCCGGTTTGATTGCCAGGCGTATTGTCAACTGCGTGGAACCCAATGAACAAGTTCACAAAGGCGACCGATACGGTATGATTCAATTTGGATCACGGTTGGATCTTTATCTGCCCCAGGACTTTGAAGTCCTTGTTGGGCTTGGCGATAAAACAAGTGCCGGAAGTACTGTTATTGGACGGATGCGATAA